The following coding sequences are from one Halobacteriovorax sp. JY17 window:
- a CDS encoding adenosylmethionine decarboxylase, with protein MFFEGSEKKAEVIVDLGGKSLRSIDQSFWSQLVAKCEATILSKISNDSCDAYLLSESSLFVFDDRFTILTCGQTILINSILFFIENHDRDCISQIIFQRKNEYFSHLQKTHFLDDVKKIQEMFAGVSLRFGHMDAHHNYLFHLDKEYQPEKDDKTYEMLVYHIASDVSKNLTSGKLNAQEIRDLLKLELLIPGFQIDDFVFQPFGYSLNAISTNGEYLTIHVTPQEESSYVSFESSINLVEKASIILETLRPHAFDFMTFNPEGFENNFDTIPKIYQNETLVRETISCGYNVEFAHFSKNEREVFKAYKMEI; from the coding sequence TTGTTCTTTGAAGGATCTGAAAAGAAGGCCGAAGTAATCGTCGATTTAGGTGGAAAGTCACTTAGAAGTATCGACCAAAGCTTTTGGAGCCAATTAGTAGCTAAGTGTGAAGCCACAATTTTATCAAAAATATCTAATGACAGTTGTGATGCTTATCTTTTAAGTGAGTCTAGTTTATTTGTTTTTGATGATAGATTTACAATTCTAACTTGTGGACAAACAATTCTTATCAATTCAATTCTCTTCTTTATAGAGAATCACGATAGAGATTGTATTTCTCAAATTATTTTTCAAAGAAAAAATGAATACTTCTCTCATCTTCAAAAAACGCACTTCTTAGACGACGTGAAGAAAATTCAAGAAATGTTTGCTGGTGTATCACTTAGGTTTGGTCATATGGACGCTCACCACAACTACCTCTTTCACTTAGATAAGGAATATCAACCAGAGAAAGATGATAAGACTTATGAAATGCTTGTCTACCATATAGCCAGTGACGTGAGTAAGAATTTAACTTCAGGGAAGTTAAATGCACAAGAAATCAGAGATCTTCTAAAGCTAGAACTACTTATTCCTGGTTTTCAAATTGACGACTTTGTCTTCCAACCTTTTGGCTATAGCTTAAATGCGATTAGTACCAATGGTGAATACCTTACGATTCATGTGACTCCACAAGAAGAGTCTAGTTACGTGAGTTTTGAATCATCAATTAATTTGGTAGAGAAGGCTTCTATCATTCTTGAGACACTTCGACCTCACGCTTTTGATTTTATGACATTTAATCCTGAAGGATTTGAAAATAACTTTGATACGATTCCTAAAATTTATCAAAATGAAACACTCGTAAGAGAAACTATTAGTTGTGGCTACAATGTAGAATTCGCTCATTTTTCAAAGAATGAAAGAGAAGTCTTTAAGGCCTATAAGATGGAGATATAA
- the speE gene encoding polyamine aminopropyltransferase, with protein sequence MKSSLWIEEFQSDHSSYKFEIEKTLFSGQSEFQSVDVVQTKGHGKMLLNDGLIMVTERDEFAYHDMIAHVPLFVHPNPKNVLVIGGGDGGTAREVIRHASVEKCTMVEIDKMVVDACIEHIPQTSKDLTGDRVNLIIGDGVKFVKETKEKFDVILVDSTDPIGPATPLFGTEFYEDLKNCLTDDGIVVSQGESPWYQTDIQKGLIKILDNVFSDVFLYTFSNLTYPGSLWSFTFATKKYHPTKDFNPNRVVESGLDFDYYNKSIHSAAFALPNFIRKNLEGLIKND encoded by the coding sequence ATGAAATCTAGTTTATGGATTGAAGAATTCCAAAGTGATCACTCTTCATACAAATTTGAAATTGAAAAAACTCTTTTCTCAGGACAGAGCGAATTCCAATCAGTTGACGTCGTTCAAACTAAGGGGCACGGAAAAATGCTTCTTAACGACGGACTTATTATGGTTACAGAGAGAGATGAATTTGCCTACCACGATATGATTGCTCACGTTCCATTATTTGTTCACCCAAATCCTAAGAACGTTCTTGTTATCGGTGGTGGAGACGGTGGTACAGCGAGAGAAGTCATCAGACATGCTAGTGTTGAAAAATGCACCATGGTTGAAATTGATAAGATGGTAGTAGACGCCTGTATTGAACATATTCCTCAAACGTCAAAGGACTTAACTGGTGACAGAGTAAACCTTATCATTGGTGACGGTGTTAAGTTTGTTAAAGAAACAAAGGAAAAGTTCGATGTTATCTTAGTTGATTCAACAGATCCAATCGGACCAGCAACTCCACTCTTTGGTACTGAATTCTACGAAGATTTAAAGAATTGTTTAACAGACGACGGAATAGTTGTTTCTCAAGGTGAGTCTCCTTGGTATCAAACAGATATTCAAAAGGGATTAATAAAAATTTTAGATAATGTCTTCAGTGATGTTTTTCTTTATACATTCTCTAATTTAACCTACCCAGGTTCTCTTTGGTCATTTACTTTTGCAACAAAGAAATACCACCCAACAAAAGACTTCAACCCAAATAGAGTTGTTGAATCTGGACTTGATTTTGATTACTACAATAAAAGCATTCATTCTGCGGCCTTCGCTCTTCCAAACTTTATTAGAAAGAATTTAGAGGGATTAATTAAGAATGACTAA
- a CDS encoding EVE domain-containing protein, giving the protein MTKKYWLMKTEPDTFSIDDLYSRPKKTEHWDGVRNYQARNFMRDEMKKGDLVLLYHSSCKVPGVAGIAEVVKESYPDYTSWDKKSAYYDPKSTSEKPRWFMVDIKFKKKFETYLPLTELKGMKKLKDMVLLKKGSRLSIQPVTKEEFEHITRL; this is encoded by the coding sequence ATGACTAAAAAGTACTGGCTCATGAAAACTGAGCCCGATACTTTCTCAATTGATGATCTCTATTCTAGACCCAAGAAGACGGAGCACTGGGATGGGGTTAGAAATTATCAAGCTAGAAACTTCATGCGCGATGAAATGAAAAAAGGAGACTTAGTTCTCCTTTATCATTCCAGCTGTAAGGTTCCAGGGGTTGCAGGAATTGCAGAAGTTGTAAAAGAGTCCTACCCTGACTACACATCTTGGGACAAGAAATCAGCATACTATGACCCAAAGTCAACTTCAGAAAAACCAAGATGGTTCATGGTAGATATTAAATTTAAAAAGAAGTTTGAAACCTACCTACCTCTAACTGAACTTAAGGGAATGAAGAAACTTAAGGATATGGTCCTACTTAAGAAAGGTAGTCGCCTCTCAATTCAGCCAGTTACGAAAGAAGAGTTTGAGCATATAACTCGACTATAA